A segment of the Brevundimonas sp. M20 genome:
TGTTGCGCACCATGTCAACGACGGGAGGATGAGATGGCGGTCGTGAAACTGTTCGGGACCCTCGGCGACATCGCCGGCTGGTCCGAGGCGACGCTCGACGGCGCGACCCTCGGCCAGATCAAGGCGGCGGCCGCGGGCGACAACGCGCGCCTCGCCGACCATCTCGATCATCGGAGCACCCTGGTGATACTCAACGCCACCCTCACCCCCCACAGCCTGCGCAGCGACGACCTTCCCATAGCACCCGAAGACGAGGTGGCGTTCGGCTCTCCGGTCGGCGGGGGCTGAGCATGATCCGCATCACCCGGGACCCGCTCGACGCGGCCGCCCTTTTGCAGGGCTTCTGCCGCGATCGCTTCGACACCGGGGCGGTGGTCTCCTTCACCGGCCTGACGCGGGCACGCACGGGCGACCGGACTGTCGACACCCTGACGCTGGAAGCCTACCCGGGGTTCACCGAACGGGTGATGGAGGCGATCGAGGCCGACGCTCGCGCCCGCTTCGAGATCCAGGACGTTCTTGCCGTACACCGCTGGGGCGCGATCGCGGTGGGAGAGCCGGTGATCTTCGTGGCGGTGGCCGCCGCGCACAGACGCCCCGCCTTCGAGGCCGCAGACTTCCTGATGGACCATTTCAAGACCCGGGCGCCGTTCTGGAAACGGGAAGACGGTCCGGACGGCCGCCGCTGGATCGAGCCCCGCGACCAGGACCACGCCGATCTGGCCCGCTGGGCCGAGGAGACCAAATGACCGACACCCTTGCCGACATTGATCTGCCCGCCCCCGGCGGCCGCCTCGTCGATCTGCCCTTCACCCCGGTGCGCATCGCCGTCCTCACCGTGTCGGACACCCGTGACGAGGAGAGCGACACCTCCGGCAAGATCCTTGGCGACCGGATCGTCGAGGCGGGCCATCTCCCCGTCCTGCGCGACATCGTGCCCGACGACGTCGAGGCCATCCGGGCCCGGGTTAGGCGCTGGATCGCAGACGGGGCCGTCGATGCGATCATCACCACGGGCGGCACCGGCCTGACCGGCCGCGACGTCACGCCCGAGGCGCTGGAACCCCTGTTCGACAAGCGGATCGATGGCT
Coding sequences within it:
- a CDS encoding MoaD/ThiS family protein — protein: MAVVKLFGTLGDIAGWSEATLDGATLGQIKAAAAGDNARLADHLDHRSTLVILNATLTPHSLRSDDLPIAPEDEVAFGSPVGGG
- a CDS encoding molybdenum cofactor biosynthesis protein MoaE, which translates into the protein MIRITRDPLDAAALLQGFCRDRFDTGAVVSFTGLTRARTGDRTVDTLTLEAYPGFTERVMEAIEADARARFEIQDVLAVHRWGAIAVGEPVIFVAVAAAHRRPAFEAADFLMDHFKTRAPFWKREDGPDGRRWIEPRDQDHADLARWAEETK
- the moaB gene encoding molybdenum cofactor biosynthesis protein B, which codes for MTDTLADIDLPAPGGRLVDLPFTPVRIAVLTVSDTRDEESDTSGKILGDRIVEAGHLPVLRDIVPDDVEAIRARVRRWIADGAVDAIITTGGTGLTGRDVTPEALEPLFDKRIDGFSVIFHQVSYQTVGLSTLQSRATAGLIDGVFVFCLPGSNGAVRDGWDKVIRWQLDSRHKPCNMVELMPRLLEQ